One genomic region from Mesorhizobium terrae encodes:
- a CDS encoding bifunctional folylpolyglutamate synthase/dihydrofolate synthase, translating into MTTLSAEREIEHLMSLHPKGFDLSLDRVTRLLERLGNPQDKLPPVIHIAGTNGKGSCAAFSRALLEAAGYRVHVHTSPHLVNWHERYRLGAEGGGRLVDDKVFAETIARVAEANGGETITVFEILTAVGFLLFAEHPADAVILEVGLGGRFDATNVIKRPAVSVIMPVSLDHEAYLGDRVELIAAEKAGIIKRGCPVVVGAQEFEAAQLVLIETAERLRAPLTVYGQDFLAFAENGRMVYQDSDGLMDLSPPRLPGRHQFANAAAAIAAVKAAGFDISERDADKAMTNVSWPGRMQKLTQGRLMELAPRGAEIWLDGGHNPGAGTVIAEALAEQEEKNPRPLFMISGMINTKDQSGYFSAFKGLTRHVYTVPVSMSDSGVPNDELAARAAEAGLSAEPVSSVANALMLLRDTWDEREAPPRILIGGSLYLAGAVLAENGTPPI; encoded by the coding sequence ATGACCACGCTTTCCGCCGAACGCGAGATCGAGCATCTGATGTCGCTGCATCCGAAAGGTTTTGACCTTTCGCTGGACCGCGTCACGCGCCTTCTGGAAAGGTTGGGCAATCCGCAGGACAAGCTGCCGCCGGTCATCCATATTGCCGGCACCAACGGCAAGGGCTCCTGCGCGGCCTTCTCGCGCGCGCTGCTCGAAGCCGCAGGCTATCGCGTGCATGTCCACACCTCGCCGCATCTGGTGAACTGGCATGAGCGTTACCGGCTCGGCGCCGAAGGCGGTGGCAGACTGGTCGACGACAAGGTCTTCGCCGAGACCATCGCCCGCGTCGCCGAGGCCAATGGCGGCGAGACGATCACCGTCTTCGAGATCCTGACCGCCGTTGGCTTCCTCCTGTTTGCCGAACATCCGGCCGATGCGGTGATCCTCGAGGTTGGGCTCGGCGGACGTTTCGACGCCACCAATGTCATCAAGCGGCCGGCGGTTTCGGTGATCATGCCGGTGTCGCTCGACCACGAAGCCTATCTCGGCGACCGGGTCGAGCTGATCGCGGCGGAAAAGGCCGGCATCATCAAGCGCGGCTGCCCGGTCGTGGTCGGTGCGCAGGAATTCGAAGCCGCCCAGCTGGTTCTGATCGAGACGGCGGAACGGCTGCGCGCACCACTCACCGTCTACGGCCAGGATTTCCTCGCCTTCGCCGAGAACGGCCGCATGGTCTACCAGGACAGCGATGGTCTCATGGATCTATCGCCGCCACGCCTGCCCGGCCGTCACCAGTTCGCCAATGCCGCGGCCGCCATCGCCGCCGTCAAGGCCGCCGGCTTCGACATTAGCGAGCGCGATGCCGACAAGGCGATGACCAATGTGTCCTGGCCCGGCCGCATGCAGAAGCTGACCCAGGGCCGCCTGATGGAACTGGCGCCGCGCGGTGCCGAAATCTGGCTGGATGGCGGGCACAATCCCGGTGCCGGCACGGTGATCGCCGAGGCCCTGGCCGAACAGGAAGAGAAAAACCCGCGACCACTGTTCATGATCTCCGGCATGATCAACACCAAGGACCAGAGCGGTTATTTCAGTGCGTTCAAGGGCCTGACCAGGCATGTCTACACGGTGCCGGTCTCGATGAGCGATTCCGGCGTGCCGAACGACGAGCTGGCGGCACGGGCGGCGGAGGCCGGATTGTCGGCCGAGCCCGTCAGTTCCGTCGCCAATGCGCTGATGCTACTGCGCGATACCTGG